In Halolamina litorea, the genomic window ACGACCGCGACTGGGGCGTCGAAGAAGGCGAGGAACGGTTGGTGGCGACGGGCCAGCCCTCCTACCGCCTGTTCCGGTAGCACCTCTCGCGATCGCCCCCGTCGCTTCGTTTCCGAGGCTCGCGTTACCGTCGCCGAGGTCGCTTCCGTGTCTCCTCGTTACCACCCGTTTCGGCAGTTTCAGGCCGTAAAACCCGGGTACTGCCGTAAACCAGACAATATGCTTATGGTTCGAAGACGTGATAGGGACTTATGAGTACAGGTACCAAACCACAAGGCAGTATCTCGCGACGAACCGTCCTCCGCAGGGGGGCGATCCTTTCGGCGTCCCTCGGACTGGCCTCGATGGCGACGACGGGGCAGGTGGCGGCCGCGAAGAAGCCGGAACTGATCGAGGCGATGGCGAGCGAAGCCGGGATCAGTTCCTCGGACGCACAGGGGATACTGGACGCGATCACCGGAACGGCGACGAAAGCACTGAGTGACGGGGAGAGTGTCGTCCTCGTCGGGTTCGGCTCGTTCAGCATCTCGAAGCGCTCTGCGCGGACCGGGCGTAATCCCCGATCCGGCCGTGGCGTGCGGGAGGACTCCCCGGTGACGTTCGAGGCCTGCCCCGAGTTCGCGGCCGCCCTCGACCTCAACCCCGGGAAAGGTGACGAGGCCAGCACCCGGTGCCGGGACGCCGACGTGGTGATCGACGCGGCGTTCCTCGCCCGCGCCGCGGGCCGTGAGAGTGGGCTGTCGAAGGCCGACTCGAAGCGCGCACTCGACGCCCTCGTCGGTCGGGCGACCAAGGCGCTGAAGAAGGGTGATCGCCTGTCGCTTGGCGAGCCGTTTGGCTCGTTCAGCATCTCGAAGCGCTCGGCCCGAACGGGACGGAACCCCCAGACAGGCAAGGAGATCCAGATCGCGGCCAAGAACGTGGTGAAGTTCAAGGCTGGCGCGGAACTCTCGAAGGCGGTCAACTGAGTCGGTCACGGGGGTCGTGATAGGGCCACGAGACACAGTCCGCCACGGGTGGCTGCGAACGCTCATGCTCACCGGGATCCTACTCGGACGGCATGACTCCACGCGGGATCACCCTCTACGCCGCGATGAGCGTCGACGGCTACCTCGCCGATGTCGAGGGCGGCGTCGGGTGGCTGGAGCCGTTCGAAACGGCCGCCGAGGGCGACGACGGCGGCTACTCGGCGTTCTTCGAGACGGTCGACTGCCTCGTCATGGGGTCGGTGACCTACGAACTGGTTCTCGGCTTCGGCGAGTGGCCGTACGGCGACACGCCGACGTACGTCTTCACCGGTCGAACGCTCCCGGCCGCGACGGAGGCGGTGCAGTTCGTCGACCGACCGGTCGGTGGTTTCGCCCCCGAACTCAGACGGGAGTACGACCACGTCTGGCTGGTCGGCGGCGCGGCCCTCGCCCGGTCGTTCCTCCGAGCGGACCAGGTCGATCGCCTTCGACTCTCGTTCGTGCCGGTGCTCCTCGGCGAGGGGATCCCGCTATTCTCAGGCGGCTACGACGGGCGAGAGCTCAAGCTGATCGACGTGACCACACGCGACAGCGGGATCGTGGAGCACCAGTACGAGGTCGCCAGCGAGGCGTGATCGACGGAGCCACGCCCCTCAGTTCCCGTCGAACGCGACTTCGCCCAGTTCGCTCACCTCGCCGAACAGCCAGTCGGCGTGCTCGACGGCGTACTCCTTGTGGTCTTCCTTGATGTACCCCAGCGCGTCCTTGACGATGACGGGCTTGTAGTCCCGCAGGCCCGCGCTCCCGGCGGTGTGAAGCACGCAGACGTTCGCGAGCGTTCCACAGAGCAGCAGGTCGTCGATCCCGTGGCTGTCGAGGTAGCCCTCCAGCCCGGTCTCGTAGAAGGCGTCGTAGGTGTGTTTCTCGACGACGAGGTCGTCATCGCGCACGTCGAGGTCCTCGTGGAGTTCAGCGTCCCACGTCCCCTCGACGACGTGCTCGCCCCAGCGCTCGAACTCGTCGTAGTAGTGGTTCCCCTCGAACTGCCCCTCGGGGTGGGTGTCCTTCGTGTAGACCACCCTCGCGCCGGCGTCGCGGGCGCGGGAAACGAGGTCGGTCACGGGGTCGACCGCCGACTCGCTGGCGGGCGAAAAGAGGCTGCCGTCGGGGTGACAGAAGCCGTGCTGCATGTCGACGACGACGACGGCGGTCCGCTCGGGATCGTACATGTCGGGAGCATGGACCGTCCTCGACTTAGCTGTCCCGCCGGGGTCTTTTTCCCGCTGCCTGCCCATGTCCGGCTATGCGACGAGCCTCCGTGGTGTTCCTTACCGCCGTCGTGGTCCTCGCCGGGCTCTCCCCCGTTGCGGCGGCCGCGCCGGGCGGCGCCGACGCGGTCGTGGAGCCCGCCCCCGTCGAGGCGACGATGCAGACGGCCGACAACGAGAGCGCGCCCGCCGATCCCGAGAGCGACCGGCTCGGCTGGGAGAACGGCTACTGGCACAACGAGACCATCGACGTCGACCAGAGCGACGGCCTGACCGAGGCCGAACTCAACGCGACGGTCTCTCGCTCGATGGCGCGGGTCGAAATGATCCGCGGGCTGGAGTTCGACATGGACGTGCCCGTCCGGATCATCACGCGCTCCGAGTTCGCCAGTTCGGGGAACGCCTCCTACAGCGACGACTTCCTGACCTTCGACGACACGAAGTTCGAGGCCCTGTTCCTGATCGGCGAGGACGAGGACTCCATCGAGGTGCAGGACGCTAACCGCGGTGCCTCCGTGGGCGGCTACTACAGCCCCGCCGCGGACTCCATCGTCCTCGTCACCGACAACGAGAGCACGCTGCAGGTCGACGAACTGACGCTCGGCCACGAATTGGTCCACGCCATCCAGGATCAGGAGTTCGACCTCAGCACCGTCACCAGCCAGACCCGCGACGGCGCCAACGCCAACAGCGGACTGATCGAGGGTGACGCCAACTACGTCCAGCAGCGCTACCGGGAGCGCTGCGCGGAGGGCGGCGAGTGGGCCGACACTTGCCTCTCGCCGAGCACGAACGGGAGCGGCGGCGGCGCTACCCCGCCCAACATGGGCGTCTACTTCCTGAACTACCAGCCCTACAGCGACGGGCCGACCTTCATCGGCGCCCAGCGCGCCGCCGGCGGCTGGGAGCGCGTCAACAGTCTCTACGGCGACCTGCCGGCCAGCGCCGAGCAGGTGATCCACCCCGACCGCTACAGGAGCGACGCGCCGACCGAGGTCGAACTCGCCGACGAACACGGCGAGGGCTGGGAGCGCGTCACCCCCGAGAGCCGCCTCGACTACGCCGAGGTCGGCCAGTCCGGTGTCGCCGCGATGTTCGTCTACCCGCTGTACGCCGGCGGTGGGGACGTTCAGACCTACGCCCGGAACGTCGTCGGCCCGCAGACGTGGTTGAACTACACCGAATCCGGCGAGATCAGTCAGGTCGACCCGCTGAACTACGGCTTCGACGCCGCCGCGGGCTGGGACGGCGACCGGATGCACTTCTACCGGAACGCCGACGGTGAGACCGGCTACGTCTGGCGACTCGTCTGGGACAGCCCCGAGGAGGCCACGGAGTTCCGTGCGGCCTACGAGGAGCTACTGAGCTACTGGGGCGCCGAGCAGGTCGGCACTGACACCTACCGGATCGACGAGGACGCCTCGGCGTTCGCCGACGCCTTCCACGTCACCGTCGAGGGCGACACCGTCACCGTCGTGAACGCGCCGACGGTCGATTCGCTGTCCGCGGTCCGCTCCTCGACGGACGCACAGCTATCGACGCCGACTGCAACGCCGTCACCGGCGGCGACTGATGCCGCGGGGACCGACACGGAGACACCATCCACCGAGGGCACGGGCAGTGACTCCGCGACGACCACCAGCGCGCCCGGCTTCTCCGTGGTCGCGGCCCTCGCGGGGCTACTGACCGTGGCGCTGCTGGCCGGCCGCCGGTAGCTCTTTTCCCCTCGCGCCCGGAGTTCCGTGCGTGAAACTCCGCCTCCTCGCGCTCGCTTGCTGTCTGGTGCTCGCCGGCTGTGCCGCGCCGGCGGCGCCGTCGCCGACGCCCGACGCCGAGGTCCTCGGCGAGGAGAACGGCTACGCCGCGACCGACCCCCTCGAGATCGACGAAAGCGACGGGCTGAACGAGTCGGAACTGAACGCCATCGTCGCCCGAACGATGGCCCGCGTCGAACTGATCCGCGGGCTCGAGTTCACCGAGTCGGTCCCCGTCGAGGTGATCTCCAGAGCCGAGTTCGCCGAGGGGTTCAGCCGGGACACGACCGTCGATAGCCCCGCCGAGCGCGCCCGCGAGCAGCGCTACGAGGCGTCGATGCTCGTCGGCGAGGACCGAACCGTCGGCGCGGCCTTCGAGTCGATCTACGGCGGCTCCGTGCTCGGCTACTACTCTTCGGGCCGGATCGTCCTCGTGAGTAGCAACGACAGCCTCACCGTCGACCGTGGGACGCTGGCCCACGAACTGCTCCACGCGCTGCAGGACCAGCGTCTCTCCCTGCTCGGCGGCGCCCCCAACCCCGACCGGGCCATCGCCGAGACCGGGCTGGTCGAGGGCGACGCTAACTACGTCGAGGCCCGCTACGAGCAGCGCTGTGCCGAGGAGTGGGACTGTCGCCCCCGCCCGCAGAGCAGCGCCGGCAGCCTCGAGGACCGGAACTTCGGCCTCTACCTCACCATCTACGCACCCTATAGCGAAGGGCCGTCGTTCGTCCACCGCGCCTACGAGACCGGCGGCTGGGAGGAAGTGAACGATCGCTACGCCCGCCCGCCGCGCTCCAGCGAACAGCTGATCCACCCCGCGGACTACCCCGACGACCGGCCGGCGCGGGTGATCGTCCCCGACCGCTCGACGGCCGTGTTCGACCGCGCGAGCCCGACGACGGTGGGCGAGGCGACGCTGTTCGCCATGTTCTACCAGCAGGGCGTCATCGACCGCAACGAACTGATGAGCACGCCGGGGCCGTACTCGGCGTACAACTACTCCCACCCCGCGACCACGGGCTGGGCCGGCGACAAACTGGTGCCGTACCTCGGCGAGGACGGCGACGGCTACGTCCTCCAAACGCGTTGGGAGAGCGAGGACGACGCTATCCAGTTCGCACAGGCCTACCGCGGGATGCTCCGGGGCTCGCTGAACGCGACCGCCGAGGGCGGGGGCGTCTACGTGGTCGACGATGGGCCGTACGCCGACGCCTTCCGCGTGACTCGGGACGGACGGACCGTTCGGATCGTGAACGCGCCGACGGTCCAGGAGCTCAGCGACGTTCGGCGCGGCGACTGAGTCAGGCGGTGGCGCGGCGATAGATCGCTCGGCCGGTGACACCGACGACGAGCCCGACGACGTAGACCATCGCCCCTCGTTCGAGCCAGACCCGACTCCGGTTCAGCGGGAACCACGGGCCACCGAGTTCGGTGCCCGTCCCGACCGAGATGAAGTAGCCCTGTGAGAGGAACGCCAGCGAGATCAGCCAGGGGTAGAGCGCCGAAACGGCGAGGCCCTCGACGAGCGATCGGGGGCCGATCCGTCGCTGGAGGCCACCCAACCCAAGCGGCGGGACGTACAGCAACGCGTGGAGGAGGTAGTTGTTCAGCGCCGGCCCGTTGAGCGCCAAGGTTCGGGTCAGTTCGAACGGATGCCGCTGGTCGACGATACAGATGACGTACCCGATCGTGATCGCGGCGAGAACCGGGACGTACCAGTCGATCTCGCGTCCGGCGACGTGGAGGGCCATCGTCCGTCACTCGACTGCCGTTCCGTTCAAACTGTCGACTGATCAGTCGGCCTGAATCAGCCGGTCGACCTTCGGGTGCTCGCGGGTCACTCGGATCGGCGCCTCGTCGGGGGACTGCTCGGGGTCCTTCTCGAAGAGGTACTGGGGCCACTCGCGGTCGCCGTCGACGCCCCAGTCGCCCAGATCCGGGTGGTGGGGGATCCCGTCGTAGTTCTCGATGCGGTCCTGAATCACGTCGCGGGCGGTCTGTCCCGCCTCGGTGTCGGCGGTGACGCCGACGCGCTCGAACAGCCGGCGGGGCTGGAACGTGATCTCCAGGCCGACCGGCGAGTAGCGGCTCCGCCGGTCGTCGTAGAACGGCGCCCGGCAGGTCGGGAACATCGCGTCGCCGCCGAAGCAGAACTCCCAGTGTTCGTCGTCGGGGTCGGTCGGGATCTCCTCGGGCCACGGCTCGGGGTCGTGGACGTGGAGGAACTGGAGGACGTTCCAGAGGGTCTCGTGGTACTCGGCCTCGCTGAACGCCCCCTCCGGCGGCTTGAAGAAGGCCACCAGCGACGCCCGGGCGGGGAGGTCCTCGTACCGCTCGAGGTAGGTGAGGAGGTTCTCGCCCAACTGAAACAGCGCGTCGGGGTCGGTCGTCGACGGCACGGCGGTGTAGAGCGGCTCGCCCTGTTCGACCGATTCGGAGCCGAAGTAACAGGGGAAAGGCTCGCCGCCGAACGTTCCGGTGAGGCCGTCGTCGAACGTCCGCCAGTGTTCGGCCACCCAGTCGGGGGCGTCGCCCGCCGCCACACGGGCCTCCACGGTTTCCTGCTCGACGAGGTTGCCGACGACCGGTCGCGTCATGAGCGGGCTTCGTGGCGCTCGGTGTTGAAGCCTTCTTCCCCGGACGACGGCCGCGCCGGCGCCGCTCGCCTGCGGACACCACCGCGCCATCGACGCCTGCCGCTTCGACCGGGGTTGATGTGCCGGCCACCCGATGATCGGCTATGACCGACACCACCCGCCAGTTCGCGCTCGACTACGACCCCGGCGAGATCAGGTTCGGCCGCGGCGCCGCCGCCGACCTCGGCGAGCTCCTCGGCGACCGCGGCCTCGCCACCGCGCTCGTCGTCACCGGCGAGAACGTCGGCGCCAACCGCGACGTGATGGACCCGGTCGAGGACGGCCTCGGCGACGCGCTCGTCGGCGTCTTCGACCAAACGACGCCCGCGAAAACCCTCGGCGCCGCGCTGGCTGCCGCCGAGCGCGTGCAGACCGAGGGGATCGAGGCTATCGTCGCCGTCGGCAGCGGCTCCAGCCTCGACACCGCGAAGGCCGCCAGCGCGCTGGGGAGCTACGCCGACCCCGCCGCGGCCGCCGAACACGCGCTCTCCTCCGGCTCGGCCCCGGTCGCCGACGACGGCCAGCCGACGCCCGTGATCGCCGTGCCGACGACGCTCGCCGGCGCGGACCTCTCGGTCATCGGCGGCGTCGGCCTCACGCTCGATATGGACGGCGACCCCGGAGAGATACCCAGCGGCGGCGTGAGCCACCGCCGGCTGATGCCCGCGGCGCTCTGTTACGACCCCGAACTGGTCGAGACCACCCCGCGGTCGGTGCTGACGGCGTCGGCGATGAACGGCTTCGACAAGGCCGTCGAGTGTCTCTACTCGCCCCACGCGACGCCGATCACTGACGGCACCGCCGGCCGGGGGCTGGCGTTGATGCGCGAGGGGTTCGCGGCGCTCCCCGAGACTGACCCCGACCCCGATGCCTTCGACGACGCCGTCGCCGGCGTCATCTGTGCGCAGTACGGCATCTCCACGCCGGGGGCCTACCGGGCGTCGATCATCCACGCGTTCGGCCACGGCTTCTCCCACGGCTACGACGTGCATCAGGGGACCGTCCACGGCATCCTCGCGCCCCACGTCCTCCGGTACGTCTTCGCCGAGGTCGGCGGCCGGCGGGACCTGCTGGCGGAGTCGTTGGGCGTCGCCGAACCGGGGATGACCGACGAGGACCTCGCCGCGGCAGTCGTCGACGCCGTCGCCGGCGTGCGTGACGACCTCGGCCTCCCCGACCGACTGCGCGAGATCGACGGCCTCGACCGAGCCGACCTCCCGGAGATCGCCGAGGTCATCGCGGACGACGGCCTGTTCGCGGAGGCGCCGGTCGAACCCAGTACCGCCGAGATCGAGTCGATCCTCGACGCGGCGTGGTGAGCGCGCCGCGAGCGACCCACTTTTGAGGCGTTCGGGAGAACCCGGGGCCATGACCGAGTTCGACATCGTCGGCGCCGACGCCATCCGCGAAGGGCGGGCGACCGACGCGTACTTCCTGCGGACCGAGGAGGCCCTCCGCGGCGCCGACCGGAACCCCCACGTAGCCTGCGAGGTGACCGCCGATCAGTTCCCGACCGGCGAGTTCGAACTGCTCGCCGGCCTGCAGAACGCCGCGAACCTCCTCGAAGGGCTCCCCATCGACGCCGACGCGATCCCGGAGGGGACGCTGTTCGACGGCGGCCCCGTGCTCCGGATCGAGGGGAACTACCTCGACTTCGCGCGCTACGAGAGCGCGCTGCTGGGATTTCTCTCCCACGCCTCCGCGGTCGCCACCGCGGCCCTCGAAGTTCGCCGCGCCGCCCCCGACAGCAACGTCCTCTCCTTCGGCGCGCGGCACGTCCACCCCGCGCTCGGCGGGATGATCGAGCGCTCGGCGCTCGTCGGCGGCCTCGACGGCTTCTCGAACGTCGCCGCGGGCGACCTGCTGGGGAAGGAAGCCAGCGGCACGATGCCCCACGCGCTCTCGATCTGTTTCGGTCGCGGGAACCAGGAGCGGGCGTGGCGGGCCTTCGACGACGCCGTCGACGAGTCGGTGCCCCGGATCGCGCTCTGTGACACCTACTCCGACGAGGTCGACGAGGTGCTCCGCGCCGTCGAAACGCTCGGCGACGACTTAGACGGCGTCCGCCTCGACACCACCGGCTCCCGCCGCGGCGACTTCCGACACATCGTCCGCGAGGTCACGTGGGAACTCGCCGCCCGTGACCTCCCCGAAATCGACGTGTTCCTCTCGGGGGGACTCGGCCCCGCGGACCTCCGCGACCTCCGCGATGTCGCCGACGGCTTCGGCGTCGGCGGCTACGTCTCCAACGCCGACCCCGTGGACTTCGCGCTGGACATCGTCGAAGTCGACGCCGAACCGGCCGCAAAGCGCGGCAAGCTCTCGGGAACGAAGGAGGTGTACCGAACCGACGACGGCGGCCACCACGTCGGCCTGCGCGGCCGCGAGGGACCGGAAAACGGTGAGAGCCTGATGGAGCCCCTGATCCGCGACGGCGAGGTCGTGCGGGAATTTGGCGTCGACGCCGCCGCCAAGCGCGCGCTGGCGGACGCCGGGCGAACCGGGTTCGGCGCGGAGTGATCCGTCGGTTACCCGTCGCTCGACCGCAGTAGCGAGAGTGGGTCGTACGTCCGCGAGAACAGCCGCGCGGTCAGCCGACCGTGGGCGGCGGCGAGCCAGTTCAGCAACGCGAGCCCGACCAACAGGAGGAGCACGCCGGCGCCGGCGGCGGCGAGCGCCTCGGGGAGGCTGTCCACCTGCCACGAATCGACGGTCACGACCGCCTCGAACCCGACGAGCAGGCGGTTCCAGCCGAAGTGCAGCGCCGGGTGGAGTTCGACCGGTCGATCGGTGACCAGCCCGACGTAGAGCCCCGGCTCGCCGTAGTGCAGCGGGACCGACAGCAGCGCGACGCCGGTGACGAGCGCGTTCATGAGGACGACGAACGCCACCGTCCCGACGGCGAACTTCAGCGGGACGTACAGCAGCGGTGCGTACGTCCCGGGCTCGGTCGCGAGCGAGCGGAGTCGCTCACGACGGCCCCCGCCTGCCGGGTCGGTGCCCGCGGGCACGTCGACGTCGAGCAGCCAACCGGTGAGCCGGCGTTCGACCCCGGCGACCACCAACGCGGCCGCGACGACGGCGGCGAGCAGCGGCAGCCCGACGAGGACCACCGAGAGCCCGACGCCGAGGGAGAGGCCGACGGTCAACAACACGAAGTACGCCAGCCCGAGCGGGAACGACAGCACGAGGTAGGCGAGGTTGAGATACGTTTGTGTCCGCACCGGTGCGGCGAGGAACGACCGCAGGCGGCCGTCACGCGCCGGGTCGGCCGCGGTCGTGGAGGACATGTCAGCCGATGCTGGCGGCCGTGCCCGAATAAGGGTTCGGGTCGAGTTGGCGAGCTGACGACTCGGCGCGGTGGGTTTCATCCCTCGTTCCCGACTTGTCACTCGTGGGAACCCCGTGGATATTTCGATGGCGACTTCTACACCCCATCCGATGAGCGACGGCGAGGACGTGGTCGACCTCATCGGCGACGACTACGTCCGCACGATCCTCGCGGAGACCCGCGAGAGCCCGAAGTCCGTCGAGGCACTCAGCGAGGCGTGCGACGCCGACCCGTCGACGATCTACCGCCGGGTCGAGCGCCTCGAGGAGGCCGGGCTGTTGACGGACGAGCAGCGACTCGACCCCGGCGGCCACCACTACAAGGAGTACGACGCCGCCCTCGACGCCGTCCACGTCCACGTCCGCGCGGAGGGGTATCGGGTCGACATCGACTTCACCGAGGAAGAGGAGCCCGCCGACCGCTTCACTCGACTGTACGAGGGGTTCAAATGATCACGTTGCTTCCAGCCCACGGCGTCGCGCCGGCCGCGCCGCTGCTGCCACTCCAAACCGTCACCGGGGGCTCGACTGTCGTCGTGCTCGCCGCCCTGCTGGCGCTGCTGGTCGCGACGGTGCTCTCGCTGGCCGTCGCCGCGAGACTCTACGGCGGCTACCGTCGTGGCGGCGGCCGGGCGATGTTGGGCCTCCTCGTCGGCCTCGTGTTGCTGACGACGGTGCCGTTCGTGCTCCGGATGGTGCTGACGAACGTCGGCGACGTGTCGGCGACGACGCGGGCGCTCGCGGCGACGAGCAGCCAACTCGCCGGCCTCCTGATCGTACTCACGGTGGTGTTCGACCGTGGCTGACGCCGCCACCCTCCTGACGTTCGCCTCCGGGGCGACCGCGGCCGCGGGCAGCCTCGTCGCGTGGCTGGCCTACCAGGGCTACCGCCGCAACGATAGCCGGGCGATGCGCTTTCTCGCGGTCGGGGTCGCCTGCATCGCGGTCGTCCCGTTCCCGATCACCTACGGGATCGGGCCGCTGCTCGCGCTCTCGGACGCGGCAACGCTGCTGGGCGTGCTGCTCGCGAACGTCGCCGGCCTGCTCGCCGTGCTCTACTCGCTGGAGGGCACCTGACTCGTTTTTGAACGTTTCGCCGGGCTGTTCGCTCGCCGAACCGGGATCGGGGTATACCGTTCGGGGGGCGCCACGCTCCGGGTGTGGTGATCACGAGATGACGACTGAAACCCCCGGTCTCCTACCGGCGATCGACGCACCGCTCGACACGGACACCTACCGACGGCTCGCGTACCTCCTAGTGACCGTGCCGCTCGGGTTCTGCTACTTCCTCGTCCTGACCGTGACGGTCTCCACGACGCTCGGCTTGGCGGTCACCCTCGCCGGCCCGATTGCGTTCGTCGTTACGCTCCTGATGGTGTTGGCACTCTCCCGGGCCGACCTGTGGCTCACGAACGCCGTCCTCGGCACGAACGCGCCGGGCCCCCGGTTCCCCGACACCGACGACGGGGCCGTCGACGCGTTTACGGAACTGGTCCTGGGTCGCGACACCTGGGTCGGCGGGCTCTATCTCGTCTGGCGGTCGCTACTGGGCCTGATCGCGTTCGTCCTGCTCACGGTCGGCGCAGCCGTCTCGCTCGACCTCCTGCTCGCGCCGCTGGGCTACGGCGACGCGCTGGTCGTGTACTACGGCTACGGCGTGGTCGCGGTCGACACGCTCCCGCGGGCGGTCGCGGCGGCGGCCGGCGGCGTCGGCGTGGCCCTCGTCACGCTGTTCGCGGTCGATCTGCTCGGCCGGTTTTCGGCGCTCGTCGCCGCCGCCACGTTCGCCGAGGAGAACTGAGCCGACAGAACCACCTACATATACCTTTCGTCGGCTGGACGACTCGACAGGCAGCGAACACGGTTGAAGTAGGACGCACCCAACTGTTGGATTGTGAACCGAAGCCCCACCAGACGACGACTGCTCGGCGGAATCGGCGCGGCCGTGCTGGCCGGGCTCTCCGGCTGCACCGGTGCCACGCCGTTCGTCGGCAAACGTATCGAGGACGACCGAACCATCGCCGTCGAGGACGCGACTGCGCTGGCGATCGACGCCCGAGTCGGCGACGTGACCGTCCGCGGCGAGACGCGTGACGATGTCGCCGTCCACATGGTCAAGCAGTCCAGTTCCGTCGGCGGCGACCTCTCGAAGCTCGACCTCGCGGCCGAACGCCGGGGGGACCGGCTCACACTCGCGACCCGCTACACCGGCGAAAACTCCCTACTCGGCGGTTCGCCGACGATGGACCTCACGATCCGCGTCCCGGACTCGCTCCGGGTCGCCGACATCGGTGCGAGCGTTGGCGACGTGCGCATCGAGGGTGTGACGGGTGACCTCCACGTGGACTCCTCGGTCGGTGACGTGACCGTCGAGGGTGTCGACGGCGCCGTCTCCGCCCAAGCCAGCACCGGCGATGTGACCGTCCGGGGTGCCTCGGTGGTCGGCGACGTCCGGGCCGACGTCGGCGATCTCGATCTCGACGTCTCGGGCATCGACGGCGACACGAGGGTCGAAACCTCGACGGGCGACATCGAGGTCGCGATCGCCTCGGGGCTCGATGCCGAACTCCTCGCGGAGGCGAGCGTCGGCGACGTGACCGTCGAGGGGCTCACGCTGGAGAACAGCACGCAGACCGAGCGATCCGCCTCGGGGACGCTCGGCGACGGCGGCCCGACGCTCCGGGTGGAGACGAGCACCGGCGACGTGACTCTCACCG contains:
- a CDS encoding winged helix-turn-helix domain-containing protein, whose protein sequence is MSDGEDVVDLIGDDYVRTILAETRESPKSVEALSEACDADPSTIYRRVERLEEAGLLTDEQRLDPGGHHYKEYDAALDAVHVHVRAEGYRVDIDFTEEEEPADRFTRLYEGFK
- a CDS encoding DUF7521 family protein, which produces MADAATLLTFASGATAAAGSLVAWLAYQGYRRNDSRAMRFLAVGVACIAVVPFPITYGIGPLLALSDAATLLGVLLANVAGLLAVLYSLEGT
- a CDS encoding sensor domain-containing protein; the encoded protein is MTTETPGLLPAIDAPLDTDTYRRLAYLLVTVPLGFCYFLVLTVTVSTTLGLAVTLAGPIAFVVTLLMVLALSRADLWLTNAVLGTNAPGPRFPDTDDGAVDAFTELVLGRDTWVGGLYLVWRSLLGLIAFVLLTVGAAVSLDLLLAPLGYGDALVVYYGYGVVAVDTLPRAVAAAAGGVGVALVTLFAVDLLGRFSALVAAATFAEEN
- a CDS encoding DUF4097 family beta strand repeat-containing protein, encoding MNRSPTRRRLLGGIGAAVLAGLSGCTGATPFVGKRIEDDRTIAVEDATALAIDARVGDVTVRGETRDDVAVHMVKQSSSVGGDLSKLDLAAERRGDRLTLATRYTGENSLLGGSPTMDLTIRVPDSLRVADIGASVGDVRIEGVTGDLHVDSSVGDVTVEGVDGAVSAQASTGDVTVRGASVVGDVRADVGDLDLDVSGIDGDTRVETSTGDIEVAIASGLDAELLAEASVGDVTVEGLTLENSTQTERSASGTLGDGGPTLRVETSTGDVTLTAL